A genome region from Phoenix dactylifera cultivar Barhee BC4 unplaced genomic scaffold, palm_55x_up_171113_PBpolish2nd_filt_p 000722F, whole genome shotgun sequence includes the following:
- the LOC103717652 gene encoding fatty-acid-binding protein 1 — translation MVSFRFPFSFPRPPRPPHLPNASSRYPPAIAAAAAAAVGAGIGLAVALKSADQVEPSLMRLSSPMWASLSLSDAPATTGTSVEPKTGVAFPTALDGGRRLLGIGLRKSNVLGLKEINVYAFGVYADDSDVKKLSETYGTLSVSELKENKEFIADVLDQDLRMTVRLQIVYGRLSIRSVRSAFEKSVGSRIKKFSGADNKELLQSFTSLFKDEYKLPRGSVIDLSREQGYVLQTRIDGKDVGCIQSRLLCRSILDLYFGEDPFDRRAKEDIQLGLASILQNEI, via the exons ATGGTCTCTTTCcgcttccctttttcgtttccTCGGCCCCCGCGGCCTCCTCACCTCCCCAATGCCTCGTCCCGCTACCCTCccgccatcgccgccgccgccgctgcagcCGTCGGTGCCGGCATAGGCCTCGCCGTCGCTCTCAAATCGGCAGACCAAGTCGAGCCATCTCTCATGCGGCTCTCTTCTCCCATGTgggcctctctctccctctccgacGCCCCGGCCACCACGGGAACGTCAGTCGAGCCCAAGACCGGCGTCGCTTTCCCCACGGCGTTGGACGGCGGCCGGCGCCTCCTGGGGATCGGACTGCGGAAGAGTAATGTCTTGGGGTTGAAGGAAATTAACGTCTACGCCTTTG GTGTCTATGCGGATGATAGCGATGTAAAAAAATTGAGTGAGACATATGGAACGCTTTCAGTGTCTGAACTGAAAGAAAATAAGGAGTTCATTGCTGATGTTTTGGATCAGGATTTACGCATGACAGTTAGGCTTCAAATAGTATATGGAAGACTTAGTATACGTTCTGTGCGCAGTGCATTTGAGAAATCTGTGGGAAGCAGGATCAAAAAGTTTAGTGGAGCAGATAACAAAGAACTGCTTCAAAG TTTTACATCCTTATTTAAAGATGAATACAAGCTACCAAGGGGATCTGTAATAGATCTTTCCAGGGAGCAAGGTTATGTTCTTCAAACAAGAA ttgaTGGAAAGGACGTTGGGTGCATCCAGAGCAGGCTCTTGTGTCGGTCAATATTAGATCTTTACTTTGGCGAGGATCCATTTGACAGACGTGCTAAAGAAGATATTCAACTTGGTTTGGCATCTATCCTACAAAATGAGATCTGA
- the LOC103717651 gene encoding vacuole membrane protein KMS1-like isoform X2, which produces MGSRGAAVAASPSLSEGADPLISELHKKHRLELEKLTLITQPFRTLTFFFFATVQNLKKLLLYILRKGGWFKVLSILVVAFGLLLMAVDGSHEKHVQEFLCYSRFGLWWVALGVASSIGLGSGLHTFVLYLGPHIALFTIKAMQCGRVDLKTAPYDTIQLKKEPSWLEKDCLEFGPPLYPSSPSSLVRVSVSRILPQVQLEAVLWGIGTALGELPPYFISRAAHLSASNLETMEDLGAASSNGDGFISASLKKIKCWLVSRLQHLNFFTILVLASVPNPLFDLAGIICGQFGIPFWKFFLATLTGKAIIKAYMQTVFIISICNNQLLELVEDKLIWVFGPGFSGVLPDVIAKLHMVKDKYLSAPVPAPDPSAVKGKQWNLTFTTIWNTFIWLMLMNFTVKIVQSTAQKYLERQQDLELTDKLSRSRQSSSD; this is translated from the exons ATGGGGTCCCGAGGAGCCGCGGTGGCGGCGTCTCCGTCCTTGTCGGAAGGCGCCGACCCGTTGATCTCAG aacttCATAAGAAGCATCGATTGGAACTGGAAAAGTTAACATTGATCACGCAGCCGTTTAGGACGTTaacatttttcttctttgctaCTGTGCAAAATCTGAAAAAATTACTTCTATATATTCTGAGGAAAGGTGGTTGGTTTAAGGTCTTGAGTATCCTGGTAGTGGCTTTTGGTCTTCTGCTCATGGCTGTTGATGGCTCTCATGAAAAG CATGTCCAGGAGTTTCTTTGCTATTCCAGATTTGGGTTGTGGTGGGTAGCACTAGGTGTGGCATCATCTATTGGACTAG GATCTGGTTTACACACGTTTGTGCTCTATTTAGGGCCCCATATTGCCCTATTCACAATTAAAGCCATGCAATGTGGTAGAGTTGATCTGAAAACTGCTCCATATGATACCATACAGCTGAAAAAAGAACCCTCGTGGCTTGAAAaggattgtttagaatttgggcCTCCACTGTATCCATCATCACCTAGTTCTCTAGTTAGGGTTTCAGTGAGCAGAATACTTCCTCAGGTTCAACTAGAAGCTGTTCTTTGGGGCATAGGTACTGCACTTGGGGAGCTTCCTCCTTACTTTATCTCAAGAGCAG CCCATTTGTCAGCAAGTAACTTGGAAACCATGGAGGATCTAGGTGCTGCTTCCTCAAATGGAGATGGATTTATATCTGCATCTCTCAAGAAAATTAAATGCTGGCTTGTTTCTCGCTTGCAACATCTCAACTTTTTTACAATTTTAGTGCTTGCTTCG GTGCCAAACCCACTTTTTGATCTCGCTGGTATTATATGTGGACAATTTGGAATCCCATTCTGGAAGTTCTTTCTTGCGACTCTGACTGGAAAGGCAATCATTAAGGCTTACATGCAG ACAGTTTTTATCATCTCTATATGCAATAACCAACTTTTAGAACTGGTGGAGGACAAGTTGATTTGGGTTTTCGGTCCTGGATTCTCTGGTGTACTGCCCGACGTTATTGCCAAGTTGCACATGGTGAAGGATAAATATCTGTCTGCCCCAGTTCCAGCTCCAGACCCCTCAGCTGTGAAG GGAAAGCAGTGGAATCTGACTTTTACAACGATCTGGAATACCTTCATATGGCTTATGCTAATGAACTTCACTGTTAAGATAGTGCAATCTACTGCTCAGAAATATTTAGAGAGACAACAAGACCTAGAGTTGACTGACAAGTTATCCCGATCAAGACAATCCAGTTCTGATTAA
- the LOC103717651 gene encoding vacuole membrane protein KMS1-like isoform X1, whose protein sequence is MGSRGAAVAASPSLSEGADPLISELHKKHRLELEKLTLITQPFRTLTFFFFATVQNLKKLLLYILRKGGWFKVLSILVVAFGLLLMAVDGSHEKHVQEFLCYSRFGLWWVALGVASSIGLGSGLHTFVLYLGPHIALFTIKAMQCGRVDLKTAPYDTIQLKKEPSWLEKDCLEFGPPLYPSSPSSLVRVSVSRILPQVQLEAVLWGIGTALGELPPYFISRAVCTAAHLSASNLETMEDLGAASSNGDGFISASLKKIKCWLVSRLQHLNFFTILVLASVPNPLFDLAGIICGQFGIPFWKFFLATLTGKAIIKAYMQTVFIISICNNQLLELVEDKLIWVFGPGFSGVLPDVIAKLHMVKDKYLSAPVPAPDPSAVKGKQWNLTFTTIWNTFIWLMLMNFTVKIVQSTAQKYLERQQDLELTDKLSRSRQSSSD, encoded by the exons ATGGGGTCCCGAGGAGCCGCGGTGGCGGCGTCTCCGTCCTTGTCGGAAGGCGCCGACCCGTTGATCTCAG aacttCATAAGAAGCATCGATTGGAACTGGAAAAGTTAACATTGATCACGCAGCCGTTTAGGACGTTaacatttttcttctttgctaCTGTGCAAAATCTGAAAAAATTACTTCTATATATTCTGAGGAAAGGTGGTTGGTTTAAGGTCTTGAGTATCCTGGTAGTGGCTTTTGGTCTTCTGCTCATGGCTGTTGATGGCTCTCATGAAAAG CATGTCCAGGAGTTTCTTTGCTATTCCAGATTTGGGTTGTGGTGGGTAGCACTAGGTGTGGCATCATCTATTGGACTAG GATCTGGTTTACACACGTTTGTGCTCTATTTAGGGCCCCATATTGCCCTATTCACAATTAAAGCCATGCAATGTGGTAGAGTTGATCTGAAAACTGCTCCATATGATACCATACAGCTGAAAAAAGAACCCTCGTGGCTTGAAAaggattgtttagaatttgggcCTCCACTGTATCCATCATCACCTAGTTCTCTAGTTAGGGTTTCAGTGAGCAGAATACTTCCTCAGGTTCAACTAGAAGCTGTTCTTTGGGGCATAGGTACTGCACTTGGGGAGCTTCCTCCTTACTTTATCTCAAGAGCAG TATGTACTGCAGCCCATTTGTCAGCAAGTAACTTGGAAACCATGGAGGATCTAGGTGCTGCTTCCTCAAATGGAGATGGATTTATATCTGCATCTCTCAAGAAAATTAAATGCTGGCTTGTTTCTCGCTTGCAACATCTCAACTTTTTTACAATTTTAGTGCTTGCTTCG GTGCCAAACCCACTTTTTGATCTCGCTGGTATTATATGTGGACAATTTGGAATCCCATTCTGGAAGTTCTTTCTTGCGACTCTGACTGGAAAGGCAATCATTAAGGCTTACATGCAG ACAGTTTTTATCATCTCTATATGCAATAACCAACTTTTAGAACTGGTGGAGGACAAGTTGATTTGGGTTTTCGGTCCTGGATTCTCTGGTGTACTGCCCGACGTTATTGCCAAGTTGCACATGGTGAAGGATAAATATCTGTCTGCCCCAGTTCCAGCTCCAGACCCCTCAGCTGTGAAG GGAAAGCAGTGGAATCTGACTTTTACAACGATCTGGAATACCTTCATATGGCTTATGCTAATGAACTTCACTGTTAAGATAGTGCAATCTACTGCTCAGAAATATTTAGAGAGACAACAAGACCTAGAGTTGACTGACAAGTTATCCCGATCAAGACAATCCAGTTCTGATTAA